A genomic window from Solanum dulcamara chromosome 11, daSolDulc1.2, whole genome shotgun sequence includes:
- the LOC129872535 gene encoding uncharacterized protein LOC129872535, whose protein sequence is MACTPLAEGFLGIKKPSFSPQLFSSPSCSLVFAAAVHSSLPVAASCCPLPLRLLIADLLLNYQASMKKYFTKVSKSSLASHSHSQSNQEENANHSEISLHSSQEFDLDSLKFDPGERISILNYHPNHRDVIRRTYLLNGPCQPRLAVHEYPQTNISGSIRRFNHEWFDDVYHDWLEYSVSKDAVYCLYCYLFKDHNIHQGGCEVFSSVGFKSWNKKSSLDKHIGLPNSIHNQSKKKCQDLLRQRQSIQFAFERQSNQLKYGYWIRLSASVDVVRLLITQGFAFRGHDESKSSLSRGNFLEILSWYAKKCDKICDYALEHAPKNDQMISPIIQKDIVSACKIETVKAILEELNGDYFALLVDESFDVSRKEQMAIVFRYIDRKGFVMERLIDIVHVQDTSASSLKEAIVNLLAKHSLSPSSVRGQCYDGASNMQGEINGLKMLIRQESRSAHSIHCFAHQLQLTLVGVSKKCVEVGKLVVLVSNILNVLGSSFKRMDELRDSQKETIKEALDMGELTTGRGLNQQLGLSRACDTRWGSHYKSFNNFIIMFGSILDVLESLALDARNMDERAKAMGHLEACRTYEVAFMLHLMRDVLAITNELNKCLQKKEQDIANAMLLVEVAKRRLQVLRDDEWDSLIAKVSTFCIKHDVLIPNFEEPYVSSLRSRRNLANYTILHHYRVEVFCNIIDWQLQELNGRFDEVTTDLLHGIACLNPINSFSSFDIKKVMRMTKLYPDDFDESNMSALENQLASYVVDVRDVDERFSDLNGLCDLSKILIQTKKHSTYPLVFRLVKLALLLPVATASVERAFSAMKYIKNDLRSKMSDDFFSGCLVPYLEKDVFDSISNDAIIKTFQDMKPRRVQL, encoded by the exons ATGGCATGCACACCCCTAGCTGAg GGATTTCTAGGGATAAAAAAGCCTTCTTTTTCTCCTCAACTCTTCTCTTCTCCTAGCTGCTCTTTAGTCTTTGCTGCTGCTGTCCATTCGTCACTGCCAGTTGCTGCCAGTTGCTGTCCGTTGCCGCTGCGCCTGCTCATTGCTGACTTGCT TCTCAACTATCAAGCTTCAATGAAGAAGTATTTCACCAAAGTTTCGAAATCAAGTTTAGCCTCTCATAGTCATAGTCAATCTAACCAAGAAGAAAATGCTAATCATTCGGAAATATCATTACACTCTTCTCAAGAATTTGATTTGGATTCTTTAAAGTTTGATCCTGGTGAAAGAATCTCAATATTGAACTATCATCCAAATCATCGTGATGTTATTAGAAGAACATAccttttgaatggtccttgccAACCTCGTCTAGCGGTGCATGAGTATCCTCAAACAAATATTTCTGGATCAATACGTCGTTTTAATCATGAATGGTTTGATGATGTATATCATGATTGGTTGGAGTATAGTGTTAGCAAAGATGCAGTCTATTGTTTGTAttgttatctatttaaagaCCATAACATTCATCAAGGAGGATGTGAAGTATTTTCAAGTGTTGGGTTTAAGAGTTGGAATAAAAAGAGTAGTCTTGACAAACATATTGGTCTACCAAATAGCATTCATaatcaatcaaaaaagaaatgtCAAGATTTATTACGACAACGGCAGTCTATTCAATTTGCATTTGAGAGGCAATCTAATCAACTCAAGTATGGATATTGGATTCGCTTAAGTGCTTCGGTTGATGTAGTAAGACTTCTCATAACTCAGGGATTTGCATTTCGAGGTCATGATGAATCTAAATCATCACTTAGTAGGGgtaactttcttgaaattctctcATGGTATGCAAAAAAATGTGATAAAATATGTGATTATGCACTAGAACATGCTCCTAAAAATGATCAAATGATTTCTCCAATAATTCAAAAAGATATTGTGAGTGCATGTAAAATAGAGACCGTTAAAGCTATTCTTGAGGAATTAAATGGTGATTACTTTGCCTTGCTAGTTGATGAATCCTTTGATGTGTCACGCAAAGAGCAAATGGCTATTGTATTTCGATATATTGATAGAAAGGGATTTGTGATGGAACGACTTATTGACATTGTTCATGTTCAAGATACTAGTGCTTCATCTCTAAAGGAGGCAATTGTTAATTTACTTGCTAAACATTCTTTGAGTCCATCAAGTGTGCGTGGACAATGTTATGATGGTGCAAGCAATATGCAAGGTGAGATCAATGgccttaaaatgttgattagGCAAGAAAGTAGATCGGCTCATTCCATCCATTGTTTTGCTCATCAACTTCAACTAACTCTTGTTGGGGTCTCTAAAAAGTGTGTTGAAGTGGGAAAACTTGTAGTATTGgtctcaaatattttaaatgtattgGGATCTTCTTTCAAACGTATGGATGAATTACGTGATTCTCAAAAAGAAACGATTAAAGAGGCATTAGATATGGGTGAACTTACAACCGGTAGGGGCTTGAATCAACAACTTGGTCTTTCAAGAGCTTGTGACACTCGTTGGGGATCTCATTATAAatcctttaataattttattattatgtttggcTCTATTCTTGATGTTCTTGAATCACTTGCTCTTGATGCACGAAATATGGATGAAAGAGCTAAGGCAATGGGACATCTCGAAGCTTGCCGAACATATGAGGTTGCGTTCATGTTGCATTTGATGAGAGATGTCTTAGCAATTACAAATGAGCTTAATAAATGCTTACAAAAAAAGGAGCAAGATATTGCAAATGCCATGCTACTTGTTGAAGTAGCAAAGAGAAGGTTGCAAGTTTTAAGGGATGATGAATGGGACTCTCTTATTGCTAAGGTATCTACATTTTGTATCAAACATGATGTTTTGATACCTAACTTTGAGGAGCCATATGTTAGCTCTTTAAGATCACGACGAAATCTTGCTAACTATACAATCTTACATCATTATCGTGTTGAAGTTTTTTGCAATATTATTGATTggcaacttcaagaacttaatgGTCGTTTTGATGAGGTGACTACCGATTTGCTCCATGGAATTGCTTGCTTAAATCcaattaactcattttcaagttttgaCATTAAAAAAGTAATGAGAATGACAAAATTATATCCGGATGACTTTGATGAATCTAATATGAGTGCTCTTGAGAATCAACTTGCAAGTTATGTTGTAGATGTTCGTGATGTTGATGAAAGGTTCTCCGATCTAAATGGGCTTTGTGATCTTTCCAAAATATTAATTCAGACAAAGAAACATTCTACTTATCCTTTGGTATTCCGCTTAGTGAAACTTGCTCTACTTCTACCAGTTGCCACTGCCTCCGTTGAAAGAGCTTTTTCGGCAATGAAGTATATCAAGAATGACTTGCGGAGCAAAATGAGTGATGATTTTTTTAGTGGTTGTTTGGTGCCTTATTTAGAAAAAGATGTATTTGATAGTATTTCTAATGATGCTATTATTAAGACATTTCAAGATATGAAACCTCGTAGAGTACAATTGTAG
- the LOC129872536 gene encoding proline-rich receptor-like protein kinase PERK4 — protein MDSSPGTASSNDTDSNQSPPSNGTPPSSSSPSKNDSPPSSSSSPPPKDESPPSSSPPPQSPPPSPDASPPPKNDSPPPASPPPSPSESNSSPPKDNSNDNNNNNNNNNNNNQSPNLPSNTPSQSPPPSSTLPNTPSPPNGPKNPPSFLLFSPPPPVSSRESPTSPQAHLSPPSHPGSNQPSPANNDSDSSNTVGIVAGIATGGIVIIALIILCVWCSRRKKKQRYYMAPGPKGGDPYYNNNNQWTRRQSMDHVMKVPQSEMGTQGGWAAATPHQQGGANSSGEFGSGCSGQAVPLPPQSANVGGLGGFSQSQFSYEELAKATNGFSQANLLGQGGFGYVHKGVLNDGRVVAIKSLKAGSGQGEREFQAEVEIISRVHHRHLVSLVGYCIANGQRMLVYEYVDNKTLEFHLHGKDQPVMDWETRLKIALGSAKGLAYLHEDCQHRIIHRDIKAANILLDLNYEALVADFGLAKLTSDNSTHVSTRVMGTFGYLAPEYASSGKLTEKSDVFSYGVMLLELITAKKPVDPSNMMEDSLVDWARPLLTRALEEGNYDGLVDARLEGNYDTDELHRMIGCAASSIRHSAKRRPKMSQIVRALEGNSSLEDLNDNPKPSKVPSFATSNEVPTQSYDTGMYNADMMKFRKMIMPTQEFSSSPSE, from the exons ATGGATTCATCTCCTGGTACTGCTTCCTCCAATGATACTGATTCTAACCAAAGCCCTCCTTCAAATGGAACTCCGCCTTCATCTTCATCACCATCAAAAAATGATTCTCCTCCATCTTCATCGTCGTCTCCACCTCCAAAAGATGAATCTCCACCTTCCTCATCACCACCACCACAATCTCCTCCTCCATCCCCTGATGCATCACCACCTCCGAAAAATGATTCTCCTCCGCCTGCTTCACCACCGCCATCACCTTCCGAATCTAATTCATCACCACCAAAAGATAAtagtaatgataataataataataataataataataataataataatcaatcCCCAAATCTTCCTTCTAATACACCTTCCCAATCACCACCACCATCATCTACGTTGCCCAATACTCCATCACCCCCAAATGGTCCAAAAAATCCTCCATCATTCCTATTATTTTCTCCACCACCTCCTGTTTCTTCACGTGAATCGCCTACATCTCCTCAAGCACATTTGTCTCCTCCTTCACACCCGGGATCTAATCAACCATCACCTGCAAACAACGACTCTGATTCCTCAAATACTGTTGGTATAGTAGCTGGAATTGCCACAGGAGGCATAGTCATCATTGCATTGATCATTCTCTGTGTATGGTGTagtagaagaaagaagaaacagAGATACTATATGGCTCCCGGGCCTAAAG GTGGTGATCCATACTACAATAATAACAATCAATGGACTAGACGTCAGTCTATGGATCATGTTATGAAGGTACCACAAAGTGAAATGGGGACTCAGGGTGGTTGGGCTGCAGCTACTCCACATCAGCAGGGGGGAGCTAATTCAAGCGGCGAATTTGGCTCAGGTTGTTCAGGCCAAGCAGTGCCATTGCCTCCTCAATCAGCTAACGTGGGTGGACTTGGTGGGTTCTCCCAGAGCCAATTCAGTTATGAGGAGCTAGCTAAGGCAACAAATGGATTTTCTCAGGCTAATCTGTTAGGACAAGGTGGTTTCGGATACGTGCATAAAGGTGTGTTGAATGATGGAAGAGTGGTTGCCATAAAGAGTTTGAAAGCAGGAAGTGGGCAAGGCGAACGAGAATTTCAGGCTGAGGTTGAGATCATTAGCAGAGTTCATCATCGTCATCTTGTGTCCCTTGTTGGATATTGCATTGCTAATGGACAACGCATGTTGGTCTATGAATATGTTGACAACAAAACCTTGGAGTTCCACCTTCATG GAAAAGATCAACCTGTCATGGATTGGGAAACCAGACTTAAAATTGCTTTGGGATCAGCCAAAGGACTGGCTTATCTCCATGAAGATT GCCAACATAGAATTATCCACCGCGACATCAAGGCTGCAAACATTCTACTAGACCTCAATTATGAAGCCTTG GTGGCAGATTTTGGATTGGCTAAGCTTACTTCGGATAACAGCACTCATGTATCAACTCGTGTAATGGGAACATTCGG GTACTTAGCTCCTGAATATGCATCTAGTGGCAAGCTAACAGAGAAATCAGATGTGTTTTCATATGGAGTCATGCTGTTGGAGCTCATAACCGCAAAAAAACCTGTTGATCCTAGTAATATGATGGAGGACAGTTTAGTAGACTGG GCTAGGCCCCTTCTTACAAGAGCACTGGAAGAGGGAAACTATGATGGATTGGTAGACGCGCGTCTTGAAGGGAACTATGATACAGATGAGCTACATCGCATGATAGGCTGTGCTGCTTCTAGCATTCGCCATTCTGCTAAAAGACGTCCCAAAATGAGTCAG ATTGTACGTGCCTTGGAAGGGAATTCATCTTTGGAGGACTTGAACGATAATCCAAAACCTAGCAAAGTTCCTAGCTTTGCCACGTCAAATGAGGTACCCACTCAGAGCTATGATACTGGTATGTATAATGCTGACATGATGAAGTTCAGGAAAATGATTATGCCAACCCAAGAATTCAGCAGCAGTCCAAGTGAGTAA
- the LOC129873976 gene encoding F-box protein At5g07610-like has translation MDFSQADYINDDSDYSSLNIFKGFPSATSTQRHGIHQLAGYGFKADAYQKEDEFPTHIIREGNKKIKDVVKEHVLPFLPAKSLMKFKAVSKDWDKWIASPLLTHQQSFSCQIFSGYFYQNMEIWDMNTMFLSLDHSTSGVPSPALEFLPEVVKILSSCSGLLLCQGSEKYYVCNPATQDWKILPPPRYYHGDEPAVVLAFEPSLRNIEAYYHVVCAFPMLDQPIIGFEIYSSESNSWSCSSAYCSDLENPSLVGGGLFMKGVAYYETKSNEVLAFDVKEEIPAVISLPVQFGRHGSLTQMEGELSYITAYNECENVFLIDIYQGMEMSLKQSVSINLGPKRRLTRACKVLPCVNSDAVAIQVGRFIYFYHIREQKVECIARSSAMGSGKKFFPYINSLAMLH, from the exons ATGGATTTCTCTCAAGCAGACTACATCAATGATGACTCTGACTATAGTTCTCTTAATATCTTCAAGGGATTTCCCTCAGCAACTTCAACTCAGAGGCACGGTATTCACCAG CTTGCAGGTTATGGCTTTAAGGCTGACGCTTATCAGAAGGAAGATGAATTTCCTACACACATCATAAGGGAAGGGAATAAGAAGATAAAAGATGTGGTGAAGGAGCATGTACTCCCATTCCTTCCTGCTAAATCGCTTATGAAGTTTAAGGCTGTGTCCAAAGATTGGGACAAATGGATAGCTAGTCCCTTATTAACCCACCAACAAAGTTTCTCTTGCCAGATTTTTTCAGGCTACTTCTATCAAAATATGGAGATATGGGATATGAACACTATGTTCTTATCTCTAGACCATTCTACAAGTGGAGTTCCCAGCCCAGCCCTTGAATTCTTGCCTGAAGTTGTCAAAATTCTAAGCTCTTGCAGCGGGTTGCTCCTTTGTCAGGGGTCGGAGAAGTATTATGTTTGCAATCCCGCAACCCAAGACTGGAAAATTCTCCCTCCTCCTCGGTATTATCATGGGGATGAACCGGCAGTAGTTCTAGCATTTGAGCCTTCTCTGCGTAACATTGAAGCGTATTATCATGTTGTCTGTGCATTTCCTATGCTTGATCAGCCAATAATCGGCTTTGAGATTTACTCTTCAGAATCAAATTCTTGGAGCTGCTCTTCTGCATACTGTTCTGATCTAGAAAATCCGTCTCTTGTTGGTGGAGGTTTGTTTATGAAGGGGGTTGCTTACTATGAGACGAAATCAAATGAAGTATTGGCCTTTGATGTAAAAGAAGAGATCCCTGCAGTTATATCTTTACCTGTTCAATTTGGCAGGCATGGATCCTTAACACAGATGGAAGGTGAGCTGAGCTACATTACTGCTTATAACGAATGTGAAAATGTTTTCTTAATAGATATCTACCAAGGCATGGAAATGAGCCTGAAGCAGAGTGTTAGCATCAATCTTGGACCCAAAAGGAGGCTTACTCGAGCGTGCAAGGTACTACCCTGTGTTAACAGTGATGCTGTAGCGATTCAGGTTGGCAGATTCATATACTTTTATCACATCAGGGAGCAGAAAGTTGAGTGTATAGCAAGGTCAAGCGCTATGGGTTCGGGGAAAAAGTTCTTTCCCTACATAAACAGCCTTGCTATGCTACATTGA
- the LOC129874489 gene encoding F-box protein At5g49610-like: protein MEFSQADYINDDSHHNSHKLDYFNSFISYELPAHVATKKELKIKDVVKEHVLSFLPAKSLMKFRSVSKEWDKWIASPLLAHQQSFSCQSFSGYFYQESISNTMFLSLDHSTIGVPSPALEFLPEVVKILSSCCGLLLCQGLDKYYVCNPATRGWKMLPPPQYYHGDEPAIVLAFEPSLHNIEAYYHVICAFPMIGQPVICFDIYSSESNSWSCSSAHCTDLGNPRLVGGGLFMKGVAYYEMKSNQVLAFDVKEEIPAIISLPVQVGRHGSLTQMESEVCYVTANNESGNVFIIDIYQGMEMSLKRSVIINLGPDRSFTQACEVLPCVNSDAVAIHVDGFIYFYHIREQKVEFITSPGGRGLGKKFLPYINSLGMIH from the exons ATGGAATTCTCTCAAGCAGACTACATCAATGATGACTCTCACCATAATTCTCATAAG CTTGATTACTTTAACAGCTTCATTTCTTATGAACTTCCTGCACACGTTGCAACAAAAAAGGAACTGAAGATAAAAGATGTGGTGAAGGAACATGTGCTCTCTTTCCTTCCTGCTAAATCGCTTATGAAGTTTAGGTCTGTGTCCAAAGAATGGGATAAATGGATAGCTAGCCCCTTATTAGCCCATCAACAAAGTTTCTCTTGCCAGAGTTTTTCAGGCTACTTCTATCAGGAATCAATATCCAACACTATGTTTTTATCTCTGGACCATTCTACAATTGGAGTTCCTAGCCCAGCTCTTGAGTTCTTGCCTGAAGTTGTCAAAATTCTAAGCTCTTGCTGTGGGTTGCTCCTTTGTCAGGGGTTAGACAAGTATTATGTTTGCAATCCTGCAACACGAGGCTGGAAAATGCTCCCTCCTCCTCAGTATTATCATGGGGATGAACCGGCAATTGTTCTTGCATTTGAGCCTTCTCTTCATAACATTGAGGCATATTATCATGTTATCTGTGCATTTCCTATGATTGGTCAGCCAGTTATCTGCTTTGATATTTACTCTTCAGAATCAAATTCTTGGAGCTGCTCTTCTGCACACTGTACTGATTTAGGAAATCCGCGTCTTGTTGGTGGGGGTTTGTTTATGAAGGGGGTAGCTTACTATgaaatgaaatcaaatcaagTATTGGCCTTTGATGTAAAAGAAGAGATTCCTGCAATTATATCTTTACCTGTTCAAGTTGGGAGGCATGGATCCTTAACACAGATGGAAAGTGAGGTGTGCTACGTTACTGCTAATAACGAGAGTGGAAATGTTTTCATAATAGATATCTACCAAGGCATGGAAATGAGCCTGAAGCGCAGTGTTATCATCAATCTTGGACCTGATAGGAGTTTTACTCAAGCGTGCGAGGTACTACCCTGTGTTAACAGTGATGCTGTGGCGATTCATGTTGACGGATTCATATACTTTTATCACATCAGGGAGCAGAAAGTTGAGTTTATAACAAGTCCAGGAGGTAGGGGTCTTGGCAAAAAGTTCCTGCCTTACATAAACAGCCTTGGTATGATACATTGA